TTTTTTAACGCCGCCTCCGCTAACTGAAGCCATAATTGGATAACCTACCGGATAGGCCAATCCCGCATGAATGCGAAGTGGATCCGGTGATTCATGTCCATCAAAGTTGGTTGGGACATAGCCATCCTTATTGCTAGGCGAGACAACTAGCTCCGGAGCAGCGCCCTCAGCGAAACCGAATTCAATGACATGGTAATCCCCTGCTCGAAATACGCCTATTTCATCTAAACTCGGCACTAGAAACGGTGAGCGATGATAGGGAGCATCAAAGAGACTGTCGATCGCTTCCACTAATGAGACCGGATTGAAAGCCACATCTTCACTGCTTGCCCGTGAGTAACCTATGTACCCCGCCCGTTCACTTAATGATTTGCCGATAAATCCCGGTAACCCTGGTTTCTCATCATGCAGTGAGATGGAGGTATTAATCGGATCGACTTTATTTAGGAGCAAATACTGCGCATGCTTCTGGGCTGCCGTATTTAAGGCATCACTGAATTTAACTTTGGATAATCCTAGTTTCAAGCGATAATCATTGATGGCTCGCAATCCATCTTCCTGCTCCTTGGACACTTCGGATGACAAAGAAACGGCCGACTTGATCACCGAGAACGTCCAATTAATGGATATCGGTGGATACCCTTTAAAATTGAAGGTCATGCGAGCTTTATACGCGCCCGGCTTTAAATCAGTTTTTGGCAAATAATCATATTTATGCGATGTCGGGTCAAATGTAGCTGTCACTTCATCTTCATTGATAAACATTTGGTAGCTATCCGGTGACATGCTGTCACTGAATTCTACGGAAAGCCCTATATTGGGACGCAAGAGTCCTACATTCCCTTGTGGATAACTGAGGTATTCATAAGAAAAAGCATAGGAGGGCTTAGCCGACCAAACAAAACTTGATAAGAACACAAAAAGTATGACTGTGACTTTCAAAAAGGAAATCCATCGCTGTGTATGAGTGATTTTCATTTCCCAGAATCCCCCCGTTCAAGTAAATTTAAACAACAAAAAAAGCTATGATTCTATCATAGCTTTTGATTTCGATATTTCGACATAGTTCGACAGACTCATTTTTTATAGGTCTAAGAATAGTATTTTATGCCCCAAAAGGTCAGCCCTACAACAAGAATAATGAAAATCCAGAGTAAACTGAGGTAGAAAATGCTTGTCCACTTTCCTTGCTCAGAGGGATGCACTGCTTTACGTGGCGGTAAATAAGTTTCATCCACTGGCATTTCCTTTGAGCTGCGATTAGACCGCAGCGGCGTGTTTCCTTCTGCATTCATACGCTCTGTTCTTCCTCCTCCTTGCTAAACCGCAATATGCAGCCCATCACAAAATCAATAATAAAATGAGCAATTATGGGTGTCCATAAACTGCCTGTTTGAAGATAGATCCAACCAAGTCCATAACTAATACTAAAGACCATTCCCGTCATTAACCAGTGCTGTAAGTACCGAATATGAATAGCCGCGAACAAAATACTGGTCCAATAAGGACCCCAGGCATGCTGGATCGCACCACGAAAAAGCATTTCTTCGCAAATAGCCACAATCAAAGAAATAAGCGCGATGTGCCACAATGCCCTTTTACCGAATAGCATTTCATTAATCCCGCCATCATCGGATACTTCTTTGGGCACCCATTTCGAGATCAAAATATCAACACCAAGAACAAGCAGTGCAAATATAGTCCCCCATATCGGCACTTTCCAACCGCCATGAAACGACAAAATCGAAAGAATCTTTGAATTGCTCTGAAATAATAAGATGATAATTCCGATAATAAGCGTAAGCAGTTGGGTTATGTACAGATTAAGCAATAAAGTTCGGTCATTTAACTCATTCATATCCACTTTTCCGAAACGAATGTTTTTAAAATCGAATTTTTTCATGTCGAAATACCTCTTTTCCTGACATATTCCCTTTTATAGCTATTTCCCCTATACTAAGTTAAAAGAAAAAGAGAGAATAAGGAGCTTGATTATGGATAAGCGTCTTACCCGCACAGATTATTTATTCGCCCTCATGTTTATCTTTATGCTTGTTTGTATCCTAGGCGCCTTTTTCTACGGTTTAAGAGTCGGCCAGGAAAAATCTGATCAAAAATACGATAAAATTTTAAACGCTGACAAGGCTGTCGTCCAAGAAATCGGGGCTTATGATCAACAAGTATTGGTTTCATATTACCATACCATCTTTTTACCCTTTAGGGAATTTCAGAATAAATGGTTTGAGTTGATGAGTCAAATTGAGCTGGGAAATTCCACGATTGATGCTTCTGCTGTATTGAAAGAACTCTATAAATTAGCAGATGAGAAATACAGCGTCCTGCAAAGCAAGAATATGCCCGCTTCCTCACCGCTGCTCGTTCAGTCCCATCAAGGCTATCTGAAGAGTTTGAAGCTGTTTGCGGACACATTGAAAAGTTACCAAAGCAAAGCGAACGGACTTAGCGGTGCTCAATTGATTGACGCCATTCAGAAAGATGCTTATTTCCAAGAGGCCAAAACGCAAGCTTTGACAGCTCAGAAAAATTATTATGATTCTATTGTCGCATGGAACGGAACCATTGATCACGACATCGAGAACTTTGATCCAAACAACAACGCCAATTTGGACCAATGGCGCGCTATGAATATAAATGTTAAAAATCTTTACATAACGGCAAAATTACTCAAAAACAAATCGTTCATACCGTTTTATCCGCAAGATCTTACAATTCGCATCGATGAATTCATCGCATCGGGTCAAGCAAAGAAACTGAATGTAAGCGATGTGAATCAAACGATGGATCTTCTGCTAAGTACGAACGCAGTCCGTCCAGGGGACTTTGTCAAAGGCAAATCCAAATGGTACGCCAACGAAGTACTGCCACAGCTGCCATTCTTCTCTGATGTGAATTAAACAAGAAATAGCTGGCTCAGAAGTAAGATTGTTGAATGCGCGTCAGCCTCAGGAATGAAAAAAGGAGTTAAGCGGATTGCTCGCTTAGCTCCTTTTTTTGTGGGATTGGGAGAGCGGCGAACTTCCCCTAATCTCCAAGTTTGCGTAGTGGAGTCTCACCCCTATCATGATGGAGGGGCTCGGCGCACTGAGAACAAGCTAGCTGAGAGTGTTTTTTAGCTTGCCTATCCTCCCCATGTTACCAAAGATAGATACAGCTGCTCTAAGGAACAAGAACCTGCCAGCAAAGGTTACTATTCAAGCGATAGCGGGAGTTTCACGCGAAACGCTGAAAGACAGCGTTAACAAGCAACTCTGTGCACCTTGAACGACATTTCAGGCGGGATAAGGTTGAAATTCAGCGTTACTGCGGCGGCTGAGGCTACTTCGGGAACTTTAACGTTGAAAAACAACGTTAAGATGCAAAACTGAGCGCCTTGAACGACATTTCAGGCGGGATAAGGCTGAATTTCAGCGTTACAGCGGCGGCTGAGGCGGCTTCGGGAACTTTAACGTTGAAAAACAACGTTAAAAGGCAGAACTGAGCACCTCGAACGACATTTCTAGCGAGATAAGGTTGAAATTCAGCAGTACAGCGGCGGCTGAGGCTACTTCGGGAACTTTAACGTTGAAAAACAACGTTAAAAAACAGAACTGAGCACCTTGAACGACATTTCAGGCGGGATAAGGTTGACATTCAGCGTTACAGCGGCGGCTGAGGCGGCTTCGGGAACTTTAACGTTGAAAAACAACGTTAAAAAGCAGAACTGGGCACCTTGAACGACATTTCAGGCGGGATAAGGTTGATTTACAGCGTTACAGCGGCGGCTGAGGCTGCTTCGGGAACTTTAACGTTGAAAATGCATTTAGACTTAACAGTGGACACAGCGAATTGGGAAATTAGATAATAGACCTATCTAAATGACGAGGTGTCCGAGATGAGTGAATTCCGCCAACGGTACAATCAAAAGTTCAAAGAAGAAACGGTTAAGTACATTCAACAACATAGTAAATCGATTCCGGATATTGCAAACGAACTGAACATTCCAGCGAAAACATTGAGCAGTTGGGTCAGTAAATATCGCCAATTTCCAGATGAGCCCTTCGTAGGAAGTGGCAATCTACGTAGCCATGACCAGATCATGAAAGACTTGGAACAACGCAACAAAGACCTAGAGGAAGAACTAGCTATCTTAAAAAAGGCGCTGCACATCTTCAGCAAAGACCCGAAGTGAGATTCAAGTTCATTGATGACCACCGTTCAACATTTCGAGTTGAGAAGATGTGCAGCGTACTAGGTGTATCCAAGAGCGGCTATTATAAATGGCGAACCACACCCCCAAGTGAGCGGAAAAAGTACCGCGAAGCGTTGGCTAAAGAGGTGGAAAAGGAGTACTTGGAATCGGATCGGAATTACGGGAGTCCGAAAATTACAAAGGAACTGAGAAAGAAAGGTTTCAAAGTCGCTGTCAAAACGGTTGGGCGTATCATGAAAAAGAAGGGTTTACGCTCACAAGCTATAGGGAAATTCAAGGTGCAAACAACGGATTCCAATCACAGCCACCCGATTGCGCCAAATTGGTTAAATCAGCATTTTGATGTGTGTACAAGACCGAATCAAGTATGGGTTACCGACATCACGTACATCCATACACGTCAAGGAAACCTTTATTTAGCAAGCGTTCTTGACTTGTTTACCCGCAAAATCGTTGGCTGGCAGCTGGGCAATCGCATGACCGTGGAACTGACGCTAGACGCCTTAAATCAAGCATACGAAGCCAAAAGGCCGCCTAAAGGCCTTATCCATCATTCAGACCGGGGATCGCAGTATGCATCTAATGAGTACCGTAAACAACTGAAAGAATACCATATGATTCGTAGTATGAGCCGTAAAGGCAATTGCTACGATAACGCTTGTATAGAGGCTTTTCACAGCATTCTCAAGCGGGAATTGGTGTACAGATATAAATTTCAAAGCCGCCAAGAAGCACACCAACGAATCTACTGGTACATTGAGTTTTTCTACAACAGGAAACGTACGCACAGCAAGCTTGGCTATTTGTCTCCAGACAAGTTTGAATCCCAGTACTACAAGCAAATAAAACTGATTTCTTAGCTCTTTTTTTTGTGTCCACTCTATTGACTCAGATACAAAAACAACGTTACTGATAGAGTTGAGCACCGCTGAGCTCCTGCATATCAAGTTGTCATTCTAATGAACTAGATTGGCTTTATAGAATTGTGTATAGGCGGAATGGTGAATTGAGGTTGTTGAGTGAATTGAGGTTGTTAAGTGAATTAAGGTTATTGAATTCGTAAAGGGGCTGCCTCAAGGTCAATTTGCCTTCGGATCAGCCCCTTTTATTAGTCGTATTGAAACCCGCGGAGCATCGCGATTGCCGCCATGCCGCCATCCACGTTAATGACCCGTTCGATCCCATTCTCTTGCAAATACTCTGCTACACGGTGGCTGCGCACACCATGCGCACATACCAAGTAAATATCTTGATCTTCGGGAAGCTCGCCCATCCGATGAGGAATTTGCTGCATAGGGATCAGCTTGGCTTCTTCCAGATGATAAAAGTCCCATTCGTGAGGTTCCCTTACATCAATGATAACAATGTCTTTCAACGTTTGTTGATCTAGAATTTCAATAAACTTTTGGGGGTGAATGCTCGATACTTCCATATGCACTTTCCTTCCATAGCTAAAATGTCGATGTAAACAGTACGATAGCGAAAAACAGGCAAAAATACAAGCGAATTTACATTGCATTCTCATCTTTATTGCTTTAAAATAAACGAAAAGCTAAGCGCAATTCCCACAAGAAATCAATATGAATTTCTTGTGAAATTGATTCGACATGTATTGACACGACTTCAATCGCATGGTAATCTAATGAAAATTCTATCACAGTAAAGCGTTGACGGAGCCAAGTAAATAAAGTAGCTTTCAGAGAGCCGATGGCAGGTGAGAATCGGCAGCGAATATTTACGGAGCACTCCAGAGTTATTGCATTGAATTAAAGTAGATGCAATCGGAACGGAACACGTTACAGTTCCAGGTCGCAAGACCAATTGAGGCTACCCGTGCGAATGGGCAGCGAACTAGGGTGGTACCACGAAAGCAATCTCTCGTCCCTTGGATACAGACATCATATGTCTGTACCTGAGGGCTGGGAGTTTTTTTATGTTCATATTCTAAGGAGGAACCGAATTATGTACAAAGTTCTAGTATCCGATCCAATTAGTGACATGGGAATTCAAATGCTTTATGATGCAACCGACGTAGAAGTCGTTAAGCAATCTGGTCTTTCTGAAGATGAACTCATCGCCATCATTGGCGATTATGACGCACTTCTTGTTCGCAGTCAAACGAAGGTAACAGAGAAAATTATGAGTGCCGGCACGAAGCTCAAGGTAATTGGCCGTGCTGGTGTCGGTGTTGACAATATTGATTTGGAAGCTGCTACAAAACGCGGAATTATCGTGATCAACGCTCCTGACGGAAACACGATTGCAACATGCGAGCTTACTTTTGCTATGATGATGTCTACAGCACGTATGATTCCACAAGCCTACAAGAAAACCGTTGGCGGCGAATGGGATCGCAAATTCATCGGGGTTGAGCTTCGCAACAAAACACTCGGTATTCTCGGTATGGGACGTATTGGCAGTGAAGTAGCGAAACGCGCTAAAGTCTTCGGCATGGAAGTCATTGGCTACGATCCGTTCTTAACGGAAGAACGCGCGGAGAAAATTGGCGTCAAATTAGGAACGGTTAATGAAATTGTTGCACAAGCTGATTTCATTACTGTGCATACGCCGCTCACACCGGAAACGCGTCACTTGATCTCCAAGCCTCAATTCGACATCATGAAAAAAGGCATGCGTTTGATCAACTGTGCGCGCGGCGGCATCATTGATGAAATGGCTATGGTAGAAGCGATTGAGCAAGGTATTGTTGCAGGAGCAGCTTTCGACGTATTCGAAGTTGAACCTCCGCAAAAGGATCATCCGTTCTTGAACAATCCTAAAATCATTGTAACGCCTCATCTGGGTGCTTCCACGATCGAAGCGCAAGAAAACGTAGCCATCGATGTTTCCGAGGAAGTTCTTCACATCCTGCGCAATGAACCATTCAAGAATGCAGTAAACTTGCCGCCAGTACCAGCGGATGTATTGAACAAACTTCAGCCTTATTTCGGACTTGGCGAAAAGATCGGTTCCATTCTTGGTCAAATCGCCCAAGGTGCTGTCTATGAGATCGTTGTTAACTATGCTGGCGATTTAATCGATGTCGATACAAATCCATTAACTCGTTACATCGTCAAAGGCGTGTTCGAGAAGCAACTTGAAGGCCTCAATATCGTAAATGCCATGCACCTTGCGAAATCGCGTGATGTGAACATCGTGGTTCAGAAATCAAACACTTCCAACAGTTTCACCAACTTGGTAACTGTAACGGTCAAAACAAAACAAGAAGAGAAAACTCTTGCAGGCACATTGCTAGCTGGCTACGGCGAGCGCATCGTTCGAATTGACCAGTACCCTGTTGATTTCGCAGCTGAAGGCAACTTGCTGTTGATCTCCCATAATGATAAACCTGGTATCATCGGTCGTGTAGGTACCCTGCTCGGAACAAACAACGTGAACATTGCGACTATGCAGGTTGGTCGTAAAGTCATCGGCGGTTCTGCCATCATGGTCTTGACGATTGATAAATCAGCACCTTCGAATGTATTGGATGAGCTGTCAGAACAAGCAGAAATCGTGAATGTTCGTGCTCTTACCGTATAAATTGTAAGCAAACAACACAAAGTGTTTCACGAACAACAAGATTTTGTCTGAATATTCTACAAAATCAAAGGCGTTTGCTGAGAGATCCTCTCAGCAAACGCCTTTTTCATGTCGAATTTCGTGATATTAAGCTATTTTGGGTTCACATGGAAGGAAAATGGTGAAGGTTGTCCCTTGACCTAGTTGGCTTTGCACCTTAACGCTGCCATAATGTGCTTCTATGATGTTTTTGACGATGGCCAGACCAAGTCCTGTTCCGCCCGATGAACCGCGCGTACGGGCCTTATCCGCCTTGTAGAAACGTTCAAAAATAAACGGCAGGTCTTCAGCGGGGATCCCCTGTCCTTCATCAGAGACCTCAATGCGAATCGCCGGCTTATCTTTGAAGACGGCGGACTCCGCTTTGACGGCAATACTGGCCCCTGCGGCTGTATGCCGGAAAGCATTGTCGAGCAGGTTCGTCAACACCTGCTCGAGCCGGTCCTCATCCCCCCTCAGGAGGATGAGCGGTTCATCCGGCAGCGATGCGCTTAGCGCGATGCCTCGCTCTTTGGCCAGCACCGAGAACTTGCGGTGCATGCGCTTGATCAGGGCGTCGACTTCGACCTCCCTGAAGACAAGTTCGAGATGGCCGGCTTCCATCCGCGCCAGGTCGAGCAGGTCGCGGACGAGCCGTCCCATGCGGAGCGATTCGTCATGAATGACCTGCACCAGCTCCTTGCCTTCCTCCGGCGTGGAGGGAATATCGTCCAGCAGCGCTTCGCTGTAGCCCTGCAGCATGGAGATCGGCGTGCGCAGTTCATGGGATACATTCGCCACGAAGTCTTTGCGCAGCTTATCGAGCCGCTCTTCCTCTGTGACATTACGCAGGACGGCAACGGCACCGCGCACTTGATCGCTTGTATAGAGCGGCGTCATGGCGACTGACCAGACGCCATTCTGCACATGCAGTTTCGTTGCCGCTTCCGAAGATTCATCCACGACCGCTTCAAAAAGCGGAATCAACGGAACAGGAATAGGACTCGAATAAGGGTTGCTGAAGCTTGTCAGACCCCAATCACCGAGCGCGGTATCCGGCTTGCGGAAGCGCCGCGTTTCCTCATCGTCCTCAGACCATTCAATTTCACTCCACTCTTGCACAATCTTCTCACCTTGCGGGTTGGTGAGCATCACGAATCCATTGGCATCCAGGGTAATAACCGCATCCGTCATACTGCGCAGAATACTGGATAAATGCTCCTTCTCCTGGCTAAGGGCGCGAATACTTTCCTGCATTTTCTGCCCCATATGGTTGAATGTCTTGGCAAGCTCTCCAATCTCATCTTTGGATTGAATCGGGACGCGAGTTCCATATTCCCCCATCGTGATCAAATCCGCTGCTTTTTTCAAGCGCTGGAGCGGCCTTGTTATCCGTGAGAACAAGAAGAAAGCGAAGAAAGTCGTCATCAGGAAACCTACGATAGAAACATAGATAAACAATTTCAGCATGTATTTTTGCGTAGCTTCTAAGGATTGTAAGGATTGATAAATCATCGTAGCGCCTACAATGTTTCCTTGTAGATTCCTCAGCGGCACAGCCACAACCAGATAATCACTGCCTAGCTTGAATTTTTCTTTGCCAGGCATATTCACAGGTTTGGAAATCGTTTGACCCGCGAAGACAGGCGCAAGTTCTGCCGCTGTGTAGAAGTTCGACGCATGAAAACTTATTAATTCACTGCTTTTGGAAACAGGCAGTTCCATCTCTTTCATATCCGTCGAGATGATGAGCATTCTCGCATCCTGAAAGCCTAACAGCTCATTGCTTAATTGATAGAACTCTTCATTGAACATATGATTGGAAGCTTCCTCTGAGAATTTAAGAGCCAGCTTCTCCAAAATGTGACTCTGATCATTCGCTTGAGAGAAATAGTTTTGCATGTAATTGACAAGAAAAAAGCCTAGTATGAGCAAAACAACCCCAACTAAGCCAATAATCGTTAACCAAAGCTTACCGACGACACTTCTGAATATAAACACGTTATTTAGGCACCTCTAGCTTATAGCCTACTCCCCATACAGTCGTAATCATTGCGGCAGCATCCGGGGATACTTTGTTTAATTTCTCACGAAGCCGCTTTACATGCGTATCGACCGTCCGCAAATCACCGAAGAATTCATAATTCCATACATCTTTCAAAAGCTCCTCACGCGAGAACACTTTATCCGGAGAAACTGCCAGATAGTGAAGCAATTCGTATTCTTTAGGCGTCAAGGCAACTTCTTGCCCTCCCGCTGTTACCCGATGGGCATCATGCTCAATAATCAAATTAGGGAAGACAATATTGTTGCTTGAACTGGCATCTTTGGATAAATAAGCGGTCGCAGAGGATCTGCGCAAAATAGCTTTAACGCGATAGATCACTTCACGAGGCGAAAACGGTTTAACAACATAGTCATCCGCGCCAACTTCAAAGCCGCTTACGCGATTCGTCTCTTCGCCTTTGGCCGTCAGCATAATGACCGGCGTTGACTTCACTTGACGAAGCCGGGCACAAACTTCAATCCCGTCTATACCAGGCAGCATTACATCTAATAAGATTAAGTCAAAATCCAAATCCGTCGCCATGCGCAGCGCGGTCTCACCATCTTCAGCTTCTTCAATAATGTAGCCTTCTTTTTCCAAATACATCCTGAGCAGTCGGCGAATTCTTTCCTCATCATCCACAACGAGTATGCTAGCTTTCATTTCCATGTAGCTTCACATCCTTATCTAATTTTGTTCAACTATGTTATACACCCGCATAGGAGTGAAGACCTGCAATGACAAGATTTACCCCAACCAAAGTAAACATAACCACGATAAAACCAATCACCGTTAACCAAGCCGATTTCTTACCTTGCCAACCTTTGGACAGCCGCAGATGCAGGAAGACGGCATAGAACAGCCAAGTGATCAGTGCCCATACTTCTTTGGGATCCCAGCCCCAGAAACGTCCCCAAGCCTCTTGCGCCCAAATCATAGCAAAGATCAGTGCCCCGAGTGTAAAGATCGGATAGCCAATGGCAATTGCCCTGTAACTGATTTCATCCAAATCCTCGGCATCCATTCCTTTCACAACAGGTCCGATAGCTGCACCCAACGGCTTGCGGGCTACTAACCGAGCAAGTGCATAGAGGATTAATCCACCGAGTACGGACCAAATGACCGTGTTCAGCTTACGTCCAGCACTTGCCCCTTCCATCCAGGACGGCGCTGAGAACAATGGTTCATTCATGCCAAGGAATGGCTTCATCGAAACGACGTCCATGCCGTGAGGTTTCACGATTGGCGGCAGTACGTATGTTTCGTTCTGCGTATTCGTTTGTTGCTGACCTTGTGTATCTGTGACAACCACTTGTTTGGAGAAGACAGCCTTATACCCCGAGCCGTTAAATGTAAAAATAGAGGCAATAAAGGCAATGAGCATCAAGATGAAAAAGAGCGTCAGCTCCACACCTCTTTGTTCGCGCTTATCGGCTTTCGTCGTTCCTTTGTAATCGACGGCTCGCAAGAGATACATTAATCCACCGGCAAAACCAACACCGAAGAACGCTTCCCCTGCTGCTGCGGTCGTAACGTGAATTTTCAACCAATAGCTTTGCAACGCCGGAATTAATGGCTGAACTTCACTTGGAAATACCGAAGCATAAGCAATAATGATAAAGCCAATCGGCAATGCGAACACGCCGAGCACCGGGGTGCGATAAATCAGATAAACAATCAAGAAAGCAAACATAATCATCATGCCCAAGAAAGTCATGAACTCGTACATATTAGAAGTTGGAATATGACTGCCTTCCACCCATCTTGTAAAAAAGAATGTCACGTGACAGGCAAAGCCTGCAACGGAGGTTAGAAAAGCTACAAACCCCCATCTTTTCGTATGTTGTTCCGGATCGCGATTACTCCATTTCCTGCCTGTAATGGAAAGAACGAAAAGCAAAAATGCGGCCAGGTAAACGAAAAAAGCGATAAGTAAAAAGGTGCTGCTGACTGAATTTACATTCACCCTTGGTTCCCTCCTGTATCTAATGATTTTGGTGTTACGTCCACATTGTTCTGCTTAAGCGCGGCTGCAACTTCATTGCGCAAACCAAACCAGTTTTTATTCGTATGTCCGCCTAAAGTTAACTTCCCTTGATCTATTCGAATCCATATCCGTCTGTGCTGCCAGTAAAAGCCCATAATAACGCCGATCATAAAGATCGCTGAGCCAACCCAAATATACGGCATCGCTTTATCTACGCGAATATTCAAGTAAGTCGTGTAATTCGCGAATTGCACGCCTTCCATGCTGCCTACCGCAAGCTTCAACTTCTGGCTGATAGCCCCATTAATCGTGTCTTGAGAGAAAGACTCCTTATCCACTTGCCGCGGGAAATACATATAGGGTTCACCGTTGGCCGAAAGTCCAGGACCTGTGATGTTAAAAATAAATGCAGGCGCTTTCGGTTCATTCGATAAACTGATTGGCTGACCCTTTTCTAATCCGAATTCCGGAAAATAGCCTTTTAACTTCAACGTATATGGCCCTG
Above is a genomic segment from Paenibacillus sp. HWE-109 containing:
- the ccsA gene encoding cytochrome c biogenesis protein CcsA, with translation MNVNSVSSTFLLIAFFVYLAAFLLFVLSITGRKWSNRDPEQHTKRWGFVAFLTSVAGFACHVTFFFTRWVEGSHIPTSNMYEFMTFLGMMIMFAFLIVYLIYRTPVLGVFALPIGFIIIAYASVFPSEVQPLIPALQSYWLKIHVTTAAAGEAFFGVGFAGGLMYLLRAVDYKGTTKADKREQRGVELTLFFILMLIAFIASIFTFNGSGYKAVFSKQVVVTDTQGQQQTNTQNETYVLPPIVKPHGMDVVSMKPFLGMNEPLFSAPSWMEGASAGRKLNTVIWSVLGGLILYALARLVARKPLGAAIGPVVKGMDAEDLDEISYRAIAIGYPIFTLGALIFAMIWAQEAWGRFWGWDPKEVWALITWLFYAVFLHLRLSKGWQGKKSAWLTVIGFIVVMFTLVGVNLVIAGLHSYAGV
- a CDS encoding HAMP domain-containing sensor histidine kinase codes for the protein MFIFRSVVGKLWLTIIGLVGVVLLILGFFLVNYMQNYFSQANDQSHILEKLALKFSEEASNHMFNEEFYQLSNELLGFQDARMLIISTDMKEMELPVSKSSELISFHASNFYTAAELAPVFAGQTISKPVNMPGKEKFKLGSDYLVVAVPLRNLQGNIVGATMIYQSLQSLEATQKYMLKLFIYVSIVGFLMTTFFAFFLFSRITRPLQRLKKAADLITMGEYGTRVPIQSKDEIGELAKTFNHMGQKMQESIRALSQEKEHLSSILRSMTDAVITLDANGFVMLTNPQGEKIVQEWSEIEWSEDDEETRRFRKPDTALGDWGLTSFSNPYSSPIPVPLIPLFEAVVDESSEAATKLHVQNGVWSVAMTPLYTSDQVRGAVAVLRNVTEEERLDKLRKDFVANVSHELRTPISMLQGYSEALLDDIPSTPEEGKELVQVIHDESLRMGRLVRDLLDLARMEAGHLELVFREVEVDALIKRMHRKFSVLAKERGIALSASLPDEPLILLRGDEDRLEQVLTNLLDNAFRHTAAGASIAVKAESAVFKDKPAIRIEVSDEGQGIPAEDLPFIFERFYKADKARTRGSSGGTGLGLAIVKNIIEAHYGSVKVQSQLGQGTTFTIFLPCEPKIA
- a CDS encoding rhodanese-like domain-containing protein; translation: MEVSSIHPQKFIEILDQQTLKDIVIIDVREPHEWDFYHLEEAKLIPMQQIPHRMGELPEDQDIYLVCAHGVRSHRVAEYLQENGIERVINVDGGMAAIAMLRGFQYD
- a CDS encoding CPBP family intramembrane glutamic endopeptidase, giving the protein MKKFDFKNIRFGKVDMNELNDRTLLLNLYITQLLTLIIGIIILLFQSNSKILSILSFHGGWKVPIWGTIFALLVLGVDILISKWVPKEVSDDGGINEMLFGKRALWHIALISLIVAICEEMLFRGAIQHAWGPYWTSILFAAIHIRYLQHWLMTGMVFSISYGLGWIYLQTGSLWTPIIAHFIIDFVMGCILRFSKEEEEQSV
- a CDS encoding stalk domain-containing protein gives rise to the protein MKITHTQRWISFLKVTVILFVFLSSFVWSAKPSYAFSYEYLSYPQGNVGLLRPNIGLSVEFSDSMSPDSYQMFINEDEVTATFDPTSHKYDYLPKTDLKPGAYKARMTFNFKGYPPISINWTFSVIKSAVSLSSEVSKEQEDGLRAINDYRLKLGLSKVKFSDALNTAAQKHAQYLLLNKVDPINTSISLHDEKPGLPGFIGKSLSERAGYIGYSRASSEDVAFNPVSLVEAIDSLFDAPYHRSPFLVPSLDEIGVFRAGDYHVIEFGFAEGAAPELVVSPSNKDGYVPTNFDGHESPDPLRIHAGLAYPVGYPIMASVSGGGVKKVALQEAELKDEAGNTLTLLKNDSVRDTHLETEVILMPSKPLEFDKTYKASIKLTAAMEDGTSKSYSKEWTFHTEPSKGYGVTKLHEDAAAYINQMVEPAAKGSHLVTIGLTGDTYTLDQVPYPMKQKPYLRDGTTYLYIRDLAAALGATVEWDDKQKAAVYKKGDKNILFFTNRSAYSLNGVETSTDTAALLINETTMIPVRLLSEALGANVAYEASTKTVKISY
- the serA gene encoding phosphoglycerate dehydrogenase — protein: MYKVLVSDPISDMGIQMLYDATDVEVVKQSGLSEDELIAIIGDYDALLVRSQTKVTEKIMSAGTKLKVIGRAGVGVDNIDLEAATKRGIIVINAPDGNTIATCELTFAMMMSTARMIPQAYKKTVGGEWDRKFIGVELRNKTLGILGMGRIGSEVAKRAKVFGMEVIGYDPFLTEERAEKIGVKLGTVNEIVAQADFITVHTPLTPETRHLISKPQFDIMKKGMRLINCARGGIIDEMAMVEAIEQGIVAGAAFDVFEVEPPQKDHPFLNNPKIIVTPHLGASTIEAQENVAIDVSEEVLHILRNEPFKNAVNLPPVPADVLNKLQPYFGLGEKIGSILGQIAQGAVYEIVVNYAGDLIDVDTNPLTRYIVKGVFEKQLEGLNIVNAMHLAKSRDVNIVVQKSNTSNSFTNLVTVTVKTKQEEKTLAGTLLAGYGERIVRIDQYPVDFAAEGNLLLISHNDKPGIIGRVGTLLGTNNVNIATMQVGRKVIGGSAIMVLTIDKSAPSNVLDELSEQAEIVNVRALTV
- a CDS encoding response regulator, with protein sequence MEMKASILVVDDEERIRRLLRMYLEKEGYIIEEAEDGETALRMATDLDFDLILLDVMLPGIDGIEVCARLRQVKSTPVIMLTAKGEETNRVSGFEVGADDYVVKPFSPREVIYRVKAILRRSSATAYLSKDASSSNNIVFPNLIIEHDAHRVTAGGQEVALTPKEYELLHYLAVSPDKVFSREELLKDVWNYEFFGDLRTVDTHVKRLREKLNKVSPDAAAMITTVWGVGYKLEVPK